Part of the Paeniglutamicibacter sulfureus genome, GCTTCATAGTCCGCGCAGGCTGCCCGCAGGTCCGCGGCCGAGCCGTTTGGCACGTGGACCCGGGCGGGATCAAGCCCCAAGGGGACGGTCACGGTCCGGTGGATGACCGAGTGGTAGGCCTCGGGATGCGCAGGGTCCAGTCCCACATATTCATCCAGGGCAAAGGCACTGGCGCGGGAAAGATCCAGTCCGTTGTGCACCAGGGCTGCAAGTTCGGCGTAGGTGGCCAGCGGGCTGGAGCCGGTGGCGACGCCGAGCACGGGGTCGGGTTTCCCGGCAAGGGTGTCGGCGATGAGGCGGGCGGCGTGGCGGCCCACGGCCGCGGGGTCTGAGAGCACGATGATTTCCACCTTGCCCAGAGTACCCATGAATCAATGATTTGTCCGTACCAATATCAAAATGATTCGCTCTATACTCGGGAATATGGAGACTTCACTCGAATTGGTTCGGACCGGATCGCCGAAATACGTGGTTTTGGCCAAGGTCCTGGCCGAGCAGATCCGCATGGACCTTTCCATCGGCGCGCCGTTGCCGACCGAACGGGAGCTGCAGGTTAGCTACCAGGTCAGCCGCGACACCGTGCGGCGGGCCATCGCCAGGCTGGCGGCGGCGGGGCTTGTCTACAACGTGCAGGGGTCGGGAACCTATGTCGCTGATCCCTCGCAGATCCGCAAGGGCACGCGCCTGACCGGCTTCAGCCAGGACATGGCCGAGCGCGGATTCAAGGCATCCTCCCGCACCCTGGACTGCAGGATCGAGCCGTGCCCGGCCGAGACCGCCCGGGCGCTCGGCATGGAGGAGGGTTCCGAGGTATTGCTGCTGCGCAGGCTGCGGCTGGCCGACGGTGCACCCATGGCGCTGGAAACCGCGCGGCTGGTGCCCGGCCTGTTCGGCGAGGCACTCCCCGATCCGGAGGGTTCGCTGGATGCGCAGCTGGCCGCACACGGCCAGCGCATCATGCGGGCCGGCCAAAGCATCACGGCAACCAACCTCTCGGTCGCCGAGGCGCACCTCCTTGACCAGCCCGTGGGTGCCGCCGCCCTGCGGGTGGACCGCGTGGGCTTCACCGACCAAGGCCGGGCCATCGAGGCCACCGAGACCCTGTACCGCGGGGACCGCTATGGCTACGAAACCACCGTAGAACGGGACCCGGCCTAATCCCGGCGCTTCCCCGAGGGACTACTCACTCACCGCCGACGGTGGTGTGGATCAGTCCGCGGATCCCGTCAAAGTGACCTGCCATGAGTTCTCCCGCTTTCGCCTTGTCGCCCGCGGCCACTGCCTCATAGATTTCCCGGTGGTTGCGGGCGGTCTCGACGAGCAGGTCGTCGGTCGGGTCCATTTGCTCGTGCAGCTTGGAATAGGCGGACCAGAAGACCCCCAGCAGGTTGGTGAGCATCCCGTTTTCCAGCGGCTCAAAGAGCCCGCGGTGGAAACGCTTGTCCGCCTCGCTCAGTGGCAGGCCGGCCTCGGCCCTGGCCTCCATGTCCTCCACCGCGGCGCGCACGGCCTCCAGCGCGGGCGCCGTCATCGCGTCAATGGCGGCGCCGATCAAACCGGATTCGAGGGCCTGGCGGACCTCGACAAGTTCCATTGCCTCGTGTCCGCCGTTGCGCAGCGAGAGCCGCGAGTGGAACTCGAGGGTAGCGGCGAGCGCGCCGAGCTGCTTGGTGGCCACGAACATTCCGTAGCCGTGCCGCACATCCACGATGCCCAGGGCCTGGAGCACCTTGAGCGATTCGCGCACGGTGTTGCGCCCCACGCCCAGCACCTCGACGAGCTCATGCTCGGTGGGCAGCGGATCGCCCGGAACGAGCCCGCGCTCCAGGATCAATTCCATGATTTCCTGCTGCAGGGCCTGCAGCCGGTTGGCCGCATTGGCCCGTGCCTGCCGGCCGCTTGGCTGTGCTGCGCTCATCGGGGATTCCCTTTCATCTGCCGCGTGGTGCCTGCCGGTCCCGCCGGGTGCGGGGCCATGGTTGACGTTCAATGTGACTTCGCATACATTGTACTTCAGCCATAGGACATCCTACATCCGATCTCCACTCACATTCCACTCGAGGTGACCCACCATGAAGCAACACAACGAAGTAATGAACATGGCCAGCTCCCGCCGCAATTTCCTCAAGATCGCCGGGGCCATGGGCGTTGCCGGCGCCTTTGCCGCGACCCTCTCGGCCTGCGGACCCAGCGGCGCCACCGGCACCGCGACCACCGGGGCGGCAGGTGCCGCAGGGACCAAGCCGATCGAGGCAGGCATGTCCTACGCCCTGTCCACCGGGTTCGACCCGATGACCTCTTCGGGCGCCACCCCGATGGCCGCGAACCTGCACATCTTCGAGGGCCTGACCGAGCTGCACCCCTCCACCCGCGAACGCTACCTGGCCCTGGCCGCCGCCGAACCCGTCAAGGTCGGCGAGCTGGGCTACGAGATCAAGCTGCGCTCCGGTGCCACCTTCCACAACGGCGACCCGGTCACCGTCGAAGACGTCGTCTACTCCTTCGACCGCGTGCTGGATGCCAAGAACGCTTCGCTCTTCGCCCAGTTCATTCCCTTCATTGACAAGGTCGCCGCCAAGGGCGAGGACACCGTCTCCTTCACCCTGAAGTACCCCTTCCCGCTCTTCGCCGAGCGCATTTCCATCGTCAAGATCGTGCCCAAGAAGCTGGCCTCCGCCGACCAGGCCGGCTTCGACGCCGCCCCGGTGGGCACCGGACCCTACAAGCTCATCTCCGCGGTCAAGGACGACAAGATCGTCTTCGAGAAGTTCGAGGCCTACAACGGCCCCATGGCCGCCAAGGCCCCGGGCATGACCTGGTTCCTGCTCTCGGATGCCGCCGCCCGCGTCACCGCCGTCGAATCCGGCCGCGTCCAGGCCATCGAGGACGTCCCCTACCTGGACATCGAGCGGCTCAAGGCCAACGCAACCGTCGAGTCCGTGCAGTCCTTCGGCCTGCTCTTCTTGATGTTCAACTGCGCCGAGAAGCCCTTCGACAACAAGCTGGTCCGCCAGGCGCTGCACTACGGCCTGGACACCCAGACCGTGATCGACCGCGCCCTGCTGGGCAACGCGACCGCCGCCAGTTCCTTCGTGCAGGAAAACCACCCGGGCTACCACCGCGCCTCCACCGTCTACACCTATGACCCGGACAAGGCAGCTTCCCTGCTCAAGGAGGCAGGGGTCACCGAGCTTTCCTTCGAGCTGCTGACCACCGACACCTCCTGGGTCAAGGACGCCGCCCCGGTGATCATCGAATCCTGGAACAAGCTTCCCGGCGTCAAGGTCACGCTCAAGTCCATGCAGTCCGGTGCCTTGTATCCGGACCACGTCGACTCGGGCACCTTCCGCGTCGTCGCGGCACCGGGCGATCCCTCGGTCTTCGGCAACGACCTGGACCTGTTGCTTTCTTGGTGGTACCGCGGCACCGTGTGGCCGCAGGACCGCTTCCGTTGGCACGAATCCAAGGAATACGCCACGGTGCAGAAGCAGCTGGATGACGCGGTCCGTGCCGCCGACCCGGTCGCAGCACAGAAGGTCTGGAACCAGGTCATTGACCTGATCGCCGAACAGGCACCGCTCTACCCGATCCTGCACCGCATGCTCCCGACCGCCTGGAACCCCGACACGCTCACCGGCTTCCGCCCGCTGCCGACCACCGGACTTTCCTTCGTGGACGTCGCGCACGCCTAAAAATACTTGGCGCGCCGCCCTCCCCCTCCCCCATGGCGGGCGGGCGGCGCGCCATTTCTTTCCCAAGCTTTCTTTTTTCCACCCCCCCCATACCGAGGAGCACCATAGACGTGGGCAATATCCTCCGCCTGCTGGGCCGACGCCTGGCGGCACTGCCACTGATGATCCTGGGCGTCACGCTGCTGGTCTTCCTGGTCCTGCAGTTCTCCCCCGGCGACCAGGCCACCACCGCGCTCGGCGAGGGCGCCAGCGAAGAAGCCAAGGCCGCCTACCGCACCGAACGCGGTCTGGACCAGCCAGTCATCGCCCAATACATCGCCTTCCTGGGCCGCCTGCTGGTGCTCGACTTCGGCAAGACCACCCCGCCGGCCCAGCCGATCTCCGACATCATTGCCGGCGCCTTCCCGCTGACCCTGCAGCTGACCTTCTTCGGCGTCGCCATCGCCGTGGTGCTCTCCCTGCTCCTGGGCGTCACCGCCGCCCTCTACCGCGACCGCTGGCCGGACCAAGGCATCCGCGTGCTCTCCATCGCAGCGGTGGCGACCCCCTCCTTCTGGCTTGGCATCCTGCTGATCCAGTGGCTGGCCCTGGGCACCGGAACCTTCCCCTCCGGCGGCTTCGTCCCCTTTAGTCAGGACCCCGCCGGCTACTTCCGTTCCCTGGCCCTGCCCGCCCTGGCCCTGGCCATCCCGGTCTGCGCCTCGCTGATCCGCGTGGTGCGCACCTCCATGGTGGAGGAGATGGACAAGGACTACGTCCGCACCGCCATCGGCAACGGCGTCCCGCGCCCTGAGGTCATCCGCCGCAACGTCCTGCGCAATGCACTGATCACCCCGGTCACCGTGCTGGGCCTGCGGATCGGCTACCTGCTGGGAGGTGCGGTGGTCATTGAAATGATCTTCTCGCTGCCCGGCATGGGCCAGCTCATCCTCAACGGCATCACCAACAACGATGTCTCCCTGGTCCAGGGCGTCACCCTGACCATCGCCATCACCTTCGTCCTGGTCAACATCGCCGTGGACCTGCTTTACCTGCTTATCAACCCCCGGATTAGGACGGTATGACCATGCGGTACGGACTCGCTGACCGCCTCAGCCGCCCCGGCCTGGCCTTCAAGGCCCTTCCCTTGGGCTCCAAGGCCGCCCTGCTCTTCCTGGCAATCGTTGCCCTCGCCGCGATCTTCGCCCCTTGGCTTGCCCCGCACGACCCGCTGGCCACCGGCATCCCCGCCCAGGCGCCCAGTGCCACCAACCCCTTTGGCACCGACCGGCTGGGCCGGGACATCTACTCGCGCCTGCTCTACGGCGCACGCTCCTCCCTGCTCATCGGCCTGGGCGCCGTGGCCCTGGCCATCGCCATCGGTGCGGTGCTCGGCGCGATCGCAGCAACCGCCTCCAAGTGGGTCAGCGAATCGGTCATGCGCATCATGGATGTCATCATGGCCTTCCCCGGCATCGCGCTCGCCGCCGTCCTGCTGGCAACCCTGGGCAACTCCGTCCCGGTGATCATCGTGGCCATTGCCGTCATCTACATCCCGCAGCTGGCCCGCGTGGTTCGCGCCAACGTCATGGCCCAGTGGGGCGAGGACTACGTCCGCGCCGAACAAGTGCTCGGTGCTTCCCGCCTGCACATCCTGGTGCGGCACGTGGTGCGCAACACCGCGGCCCCGGTGCTGGTCTTCGCCACCGTGATGGTGGCGGATGCCATCATCTTCGAGGCTTCCCTGTCCTTCCTGGGCGCCGGCGTCCAGGACCCCGCCCCCAGCTGGGGCAACGTCATCTCCTATGGCCGCACCCTGGTGCTCAACGGCGCCTGGTGGGCCACCACCTATGCCGGCCTGCTGATCCTGCTCACCGTGCTGTGCCTGAACGTGCTGGCCGAGGGCCTCACCGACGCCATGGTGAACCCGCGGCTGCGCAAGCCGGCGAAGATCACCGAGAAGGACAACACCGCCGCCGCGGTGCTGCGCGCCGAGTCCGGACACGCGGCCGCTATTGCTGCTCTCTCCTCCTCCCCTGATGCGGCGACCCCGCCGCTGCTGGCCGCCCAGCTCGAGGCCCTGCGCACCACCGAACTGGGACGATCCGACCGGCTGCACCCGGACACCGCCGCCCGCCCGATCCTCGAGGTGCGCGATTTGTCCATCCGCTTCCCCGACCGCTACGGCGACACCGCCATTGTTGACCGGGTCTCCTTCACCGTCAACGAGGGCGAGACCATGGGATTGGTCGGCGAGTCCGGTTGCGGCAAGTCGATCACCTCCCTGGCGATCATGGGGCTGTTGGCACCCAACGCCTCGGTCACCGGATCGATCAAGTTCGAGGGCCGCGAACTCGTGGGCCCGGACAACCGGGAGACCACCCGCGAAAAGCTTTTCAAGGGCCTGCGCGGGGAACAGATCGCGATGGTTTACCAGGACGCCCTGTCCTCGTTGAACCCCTCGATGCTGATCCGCGAGCAGATGGAACAGCTGACCCGGCGCAACGGGCGGATGAGCCCGGAGGAATTGCTCAAGCTGGTCAAGCTGGATCCGCGCAGGACGCTGCGCTCCTATCCGCACGAGCTCTCCGGCGGGCAGCGCCAGCGCGTGCTCATTGCCATGGCGCTCTCCCGCTCCCCCAAGCTGGTGGTCGCGGACGAGCCGACCACCGCACTGGATGTCACGGTGCAGGCACAGGTCGTCGACCTGCTCAACGAGCTGCGCGAACAACTCGGCTTCGCCATGGTCTTCGTCAGTCACGACCTGGCGCTGGTGGCCTCCCTGGCGCACCGCACCACCGTCATGTATGCCGGGCAGGTCGTCGAATCCGGCGCCACCGGGCAGCTGCTGGCCGATCCCAGGCACGAATACACGCGCGGGCTGCTCGGCGCGGTGCTCTCCATCGAATCCGGCGCGCAGCGCCTGCACCAGATCCCCGGATCGGTGCCCAGCCCCCGCGACTTCGCCGCCGGGGACCGCTTCGCCGCCCGCTCGCTGGACCCCGCGGCCGATCCGCACCGCGCCTTGGAGCTGGTGCAGGTCGGTTCCGCCGACCACTACTGGGCCACCACTGCCGCCGATTCCACCGCCACCTCCGACGCCACGTCATCCGAAGGAGCCAACGCATGAGCACCACCACGCTGGCCGGCGCCCGCGGCGCCGGCGTGTCAGCCGCCCCGGTCCTGGAACTGCGGGATGTGCACGTCCACCACCGCGCCCGCGGCGGCAAGCTCTTCCACCCCACCATCGTGCGCGCGGTCAACGGCGTCGACTTCACCATCGCCCGCGGCGAAACCGTGGGCATCGTCGGGGAATCGGGGTGCGGGAAATCCACCCTCGCCTCGGTGCTGGTGGGCCTGCGCGAACCGACCAGCGGCTCGGTGCTCTTCCACGATGCACCGTTCTCCCGCCGCGGGGGCGCCCGCAAGGAATTCGGCAAGGCCGTGTCCATCATCTTCCAGGATCCGGCCACCGCGCTGAACCCGCGGATGACGGTGCACGACATCCTCACCGACCCTTTGCTGGTGCACGGCATCGGCACCCGGGCCTCGCGCTCGGCCAAGGTCTACGAGCTGCTGGAACTGGTGGGCCTGCCGGCCTCCGCCGCGGAGGTCTCCCCCGCGCAGATCTCCGGCGGGCAGCGCCAGCGCGTGGCCATCGCCCGGGCGCTGGCCCTGGATCCCGAACTGGTGATCGCGGACGAGCCGACGTCCGCGCTGGATGTCTCGGTCCGCGCGCAGGTGCTGAACCTGCTCACCGACCTGAAGGCCAAGCTCAACCTGGGACTGGTCTTCATCTCCCACGACATCTCCACCGTCCGCTACGTCGCTGACCGCATCTGCGTGATGAACGCCGGAAGAATCGTGGAGCAGGGCTCCGCCGCCCAGGTCTTCGACAACCCCACCAACGACTACACCCGAACCCTGCTGGGAGCCGCCCCGAGCCTGCTCGCGGCCCCGGCAACCACCCAAACTCCCCTGGAGGAACTATGAGCACCACCCCCGCATTCACCGGCGTCATCCCGCCCGTCGTCACCCCGCGCACCTCCGCCGGCGCCCTGGACCTGCCGGGACTGGAGGCGGTGGTCGAGCACCTGGTGGGCGGCGGCATGCACGGCCTGTTCCCGCTGGGTTCCTCCGGGGAAACCCCGTACCTCACCGACGCCGAGCGCACGCAGGTGCTGGCTTGCGTGTCCTCGGCCACCGCCGGGCGCGTGCCCCTGCTGGTGGGCGCCAACGAACAGACCACCGCCCGGGTGATCGAGGAGGCCCGGAAGGTTGCCGCCGGCGGCGCCGACGCCGTGGTCATCACCACCCCGTACTACGCGATCTTCGATGCCGCGGAGGTCAAGCGGCACTTCCGCGCCGTGGCCGCGGCGGTGGACCTTCCGGTCTTCGCCTACGACATCCCGGTGCGCACCCACTTCAAGCTGGCCCCCGAACTGCTGGCCGAACTCGCCCACGAAGGCACCCTGGCCGGGGTCAAGGACTCCTCCGGCAACGACATCGCCTTCCGCCAGCTGCGCCTGCTCACCCGCGAGCTGCCCGGTTTCGCCATGTTCTCCGGGCACGAGGTCATCTGCGATGCCGCGATGCTCTCGGGCGCCGACGGCCTGGTCCCGGGCCTGGCCAACGTGGACCCCGCCGGCTACCGCAGGCTCTACGACGCCGCGGTGTCCGGAAACTGGGAAACCGCCGTCAAGGAACAGGACCGCCTGGCCGAGCTCTTCCGCATCGTCGAGGTCCCGGATGCCTCCCGCGTCTCCCCCGGCGCCGGCGGCCTGGGCGCGTTCAAGACCGCCCTGGTGCAACTCGGCGTCATCGGCGCCAACACCATGAGCCAGCCCATGGAATCGCTGAACGCCGCCGAGGCAGCGCGCATCGGTGAGATCCTGTCCACCGCCGGGCTGCTCTAGGTCCATGGCAGCGCTTCCCCCGCCGGTCCCTCCCACCGCCGTCGGCATCGACCTGGGCGGCACCAAGATCGCCGCCGCCCTGGTGGGCGCCGACGGCACCATCACCTCCCGGGCCTCGCTGCCCACCCCCGCGGCGGCAGGGCCCGAGGCCGTGCTCGATGCCATCGCCGAGCTTGCCGCGCCGCTCCTGGCTGCGGCCGCCGCCGCCGGTGCCCCGGCCCTCGGGGTCGGCATCGGGGCGGCGGGGGTCATCGACCCTGCCACCGCGACCGTGCTCTCGGCCACCGACCACCTGCCCGGCTGGGCGGGGACCGACCTGCGCGCCGGGCTCGGTGCCCGGCTGGAGATCCACCCCTCTGCAGTGCACGCGGTCAACGACGTGCATGCCCACGCGCTGGGCGAGGGCTGGCTGGGCGCAGCCGCGGGGGCCTCCTCGGTGTTGCTGGCCGCCTTCGGCACCGGCATCGGAGGCTCGCTGCTGCTGGACGGGGTTCCGCTCTTTGGCGCCCGGCAGGTCGGCGGGCATCTGGGGCATGTGCCCAGCGTCGAGGCCACCGGGCTGCGCTGCCCCTGCGGGGGAACCGGACACCTGGAGGCCATCGCCTCCGGGCCTTCGCTGCACGCGCTCTACCTGCGCAGCGGCGGAGACCCGGCGGTGCCCGACGCGCGTGCGGTATTCGACCGCGCCGCCGCCGGGGATCTGCTGGCTTTGTCTGCCATCGACACCGCGGCCACCGCCGCCGGGCGCGCCCTGGGCGGGCTGGCCAATGCGCTGGACCCCACAGCGGTCATCGTTTCCGGCGGCCTGGCGGATGCCGGGGATTCCTGGTGGGCGCCGCTGCGCGCCGCCTTCGCCGCCGAACTCATCGGCCCGCTGTCTTCTTTGGTCCCGCAACCCGCCGCCCTGGGCGCCGACGCCGCGCTGGCCGGGGCCGCCTCCCTGCTGCTGGCCCCCGCCGCTTCCACCCATCTTCCCGCTTTCAAGGAGCCAACCCCGTGCTGTTGACAGCTTCCGATCTTGCCGCGCTGAAGGGCGCGCTGATCGTTTCCGCCCAGGCCTACCCCGGCGAACCCATGCGCGATCCGCGCACCATGGCCCAGGTTGCCGCCTCCGCGGTGATCGGCGGGGCCAAGGCGGTGCGCGTGCAGGGCCTGGCGGATATTTCAGCCACCCGTTCGGCGGTGCAGGTCCCGGTCATCGGCCTGTTCAAGGACGGGCACGAAGGCGTGTTCATCACCCCCACGCTGCACCACGCACTGGCAGTTGCCGCCGCCGGCGCCCACGTGGTGGCCCTGGACGGCACGCGGCGGCCGCGGCCCGACGGGCTCACCCTGGCCGAAACCATTGCCGGGATCCGCGCGGGCTCCGGTGCAACGGTGATGGCCGACTGCGGCTCGCTGGAGGACGCCATTGCCGCGGCGGCCGCCGGGGCGGACTTGATCGGCACTACGCTGGCCGGCTACACCGGGGAGCGTCCCAAGATCCAGGGCCCGGACCTGGAATTGCTGGAGGACATAGTAGCTGCGGACCTGGGCGTACCTGTCATCGCCGAGGGCAGGATCCACACCCCGGCCCAGGCCCGCGCGGCACTGGATGCCGGCGCGCACGCGGTGGTGGTCGGCACCGCCATCACCCACCCGGCGACCCTGACCGGCTGGTTCCTCGACGCCCTGGAATCATGAACCACACACCACTTGGCACCCACCCACTCATCGCCCACCCTGCGAGCGCCGGCCCGCCGATCACCGGCCAAACCGTCCTGGCGACCCGCGGCGCCGGCGGCTACCGGCAATACCGCATCCCCGCCCTGGTCGTGACCACGGCCGGGACCCTGCTGGCGGTCTACGACGGGCGGCCCACGCTCGATGACCTGCCCTCCCCCGCGGACCTGGTGCTGCGCCGCAGCACCGATGGCGGGGAAAGCTGGGAACCACAGCGCATCCTGCGCACCGGCACCGGGCTCAACGGATTCGGGGACGCCTCCCTGCTGGTGGACCCCGACACCGGCACCATCTTCTGCTTCCATGCCGCTACCACCCAATGGGGCTTCTTCGAATCCCTGGAAGGCACCACGCAGACCCAGCACGTTGACCTCTCCGTCTCCACCGACGACGGCCACAGCTGGACACACCGCCGGATCACCGGCCAGCTGAAACGCCCCGGGATCCGCGGCATCTTCGCCGCCTCGGGCGCCGGCACCCGGATCGGGCACGGACCCTTCGCCGGCCGGCTGCTCCAGCCCTGCGTGGTGCTGCTGACTGACCGCGGGCGGATCGCCGCCGCGGTGGCCCACAGCGATGACCACGGGCACAGCTGGAGCCTGGGAGATGCGCTGGAGCCGGCAGCGGATGGCACCCACACCAACGAATCCTCGCTCGCCGCCCTGCCCGACGGAACCGTGCTGCTGCATTCGCGTGCCACGCCGCACCGGCTGTCGGCCCGCTCGGTGGACGGCGGTGCCACCTTCACCCGCCCCGTCCCGGTCCCGGAACTGCCCGATCCTTCCGACAACGGTTCGCTGCTGGCCCTGGCCGGCGGCGGGCTGGTGGCGACCCACAACGCGCACCGGCACCTGCGCCGCAACACCGTGCTGCGGCACAGTCCCGATGCCGGAACCACTTGGGCCGGAACCGTGGTGCTCTGCCCGGGTGCCTCGGCCTACTCCACCGCCGCACAACTGCCCGACGGCTCCATCGGCGTGCTCTACGAGCGCGGCGCCTACGAGGACATCGTCTTCGCCCGCATCCCGCTCGCAGCGCTCACCGCACCGGCCGCCCTCAACCCAATCGCCGCCAGCCCGATGGACGCGGACCCCATGCACGGGTCCCGCCCGCTGCCCGGCCACCCGGAACTCCTGGTCGAAGTCGTGCCCCGCTCCATCACCCCCGCTGCCCCGCAGCACTTCAGGTTCACCGAACCCCATTTGGTCCTTGGGCAGGCGGATGCCGGCTACGGGGCTGCG contains:
- a CDS encoding GntR family transcriptional regulator, which encodes METSLELVRTGSPKYVVLAKVLAEQIRMDLSIGAPLPTERELQVSYQVSRDTVRRAIARLAAAGLVYNVQGSGTYVADPSQIRKGTRLTGFSQDMAERGFKASSRTLDCRIEPCPAETARALGMEEGSEVLLLRRLRLADGAPMALETARLVPGLFGEALPDPEGSLDAQLAAHGQRIMRAGQSITATNLSVAEAHLLDQPVGAAALRVDRVGFTDQGRAIEATETLYRGDRYGYETTVERDPA
- a CDS encoding FadR/GntR family transcriptional regulator produces the protein MSAAQPSGRQARANAANRLQALQQEIMELILERGLVPGDPLPTEHELVEVLGVGRNTVRESLKVLQALGIVDVRHGYGMFVATKQLGALAATLEFHSRLSLRNGGHEAMELVEVRQALESGLIGAAIDAMTAPALEAVRAAVEDMEARAEAGLPLSEADKRFHRGLFEPLENGMLTNLLGVFWSAYSKLHEQMDPTDDLLVETARNHREIYEAVAAGDKAKAGELMAGHFDGIRGLIHTTVGGE
- a CDS encoding ABC transporter substrate-binding protein, whose amino-acid sequence is MKQHNEVMNMASSRRNFLKIAGAMGVAGAFAATLSACGPSGATGTATTGAAGAAGTKPIEAGMSYALSTGFDPMTSSGATPMAANLHIFEGLTELHPSTRERYLALAAAEPVKVGELGYEIKLRSGATFHNGDPVTVEDVVYSFDRVLDAKNASLFAQFIPFIDKVAAKGEDTVSFTLKYPFPLFAERISIVKIVPKKLASADQAGFDAAPVGTGPYKLISAVKDDKIVFEKFEAYNGPMAAKAPGMTWFLLSDAAARVTAVESGRVQAIEDVPYLDIERLKANATVESVQSFGLLFLMFNCAEKPFDNKLVRQALHYGLDTQTVIDRALLGNATAASSFVQENHPGYHRASTVYTYDPDKAASLLKEAGVTELSFELLTTDTSWVKDAAPVIIESWNKLPGVKVTLKSMQSGALYPDHVDSGTFRVVAAPGDPSVFGNDLDLLLSWWYRGTVWPQDRFRWHESKEYATVQKQLDDAVRAADPVAAQKVWNQVIDLIAEQAPLYPILHRMLPTAWNPDTLTGFRPLPTTGLSFVDVAHA
- a CDS encoding ABC transporter permease — its product is MGNILRLLGRRLAALPLMILGVTLLVFLVLQFSPGDQATTALGEGASEEAKAAYRTERGLDQPVIAQYIAFLGRLLVLDFGKTTPPAQPISDIIAGAFPLTLQLTFFGVAIAVVLSLLLGVTAALYRDRWPDQGIRVLSIAAVATPSFWLGILLIQWLALGTGTFPSGGFVPFSQDPAGYFRSLALPALALAIPVCASLIRVVRTSMVEEMDKDYVRTAIGNGVPRPEVIRRNVLRNALITPVTVLGLRIGYLLGGAVVIEMIFSLPGMGQLILNGITNNDVSLVQGVTLTIAITFVLVNIAVDLLYLLINPRIRTV
- a CDS encoding dipeptide/oligopeptide/nickel ABC transporter permease/ATP-binding protein, whose amino-acid sequence is MRYGLADRLSRPGLAFKALPLGSKAALLFLAIVALAAIFAPWLAPHDPLATGIPAQAPSATNPFGTDRLGRDIYSRLLYGARSSLLIGLGAVALAIAIGAVLGAIAATASKWVSESVMRIMDVIMAFPGIALAAVLLATLGNSVPVIIVAIAVIYIPQLARVVRANVMAQWGEDYVRAEQVLGASRLHILVRHVVRNTAAPVLVFATVMVADAIIFEASLSFLGAGVQDPAPSWGNVISYGRTLVLNGAWWATTYAGLLILLTVLCLNVLAEGLTDAMVNPRLRKPAKITEKDNTAAAVLRAESGHAAAIAALSSSPDAATPPLLAAQLEALRTTELGRSDRLHPDTAARPILEVRDLSIRFPDRYGDTAIVDRVSFTVNEGETMGLVGESGCGKSITSLAIMGLLAPNASVTGSIKFEGRELVGPDNRETTREKLFKGLRGEQIAMVYQDALSSLNPSMLIREQMEQLTRRNGRMSPEELLKLVKLDPRRTLRSYPHELSGGQRQRVLIAMALSRSPKLVVADEPTTALDVTVQAQVVDLLNELREQLGFAMVFVSHDLALVASLAHRTTVMYAGQVVESGATGQLLADPRHEYTRGLLGAVLSIESGAQRLHQIPGSVPSPRDFAAGDRFAARSLDPAADPHRALELVQVGSADHYWATTAADSTATSDATSSEGANA
- a CDS encoding ABC transporter ATP-binding protein, with the translated sequence MSTTTLAGARGAGVSAAPVLELRDVHVHHRARGGKLFHPTIVRAVNGVDFTIARGETVGIVGESGCGKSTLASVLVGLREPTSGSVLFHDAPFSRRGGARKEFGKAVSIIFQDPATALNPRMTVHDILTDPLLVHGIGTRASRSAKVYELLELVGLPASAAEVSPAQISGGQRQRVAIARALALDPELVIADEPTSALDVSVRAQVLNLLTDLKAKLNLGLVFISHDISTVRYVADRICVMNAGRIVEQGSAAQVFDNPTNDYTRTLLGAAPSLLAAPATTQTPLEEL
- a CDS encoding dihydrodipicolinate synthase family protein, with amino-acid sequence MSTTPAFTGVIPPVVTPRTSAGALDLPGLEAVVEHLVGGGMHGLFPLGSSGETPYLTDAERTQVLACVSSATAGRVPLLVGANEQTTARVIEEARKVAAGGADAVVITTPYYAIFDAAEVKRHFRAVAAAVDLPVFAYDIPVRTHFKLAPELLAELAHEGTLAGVKDSSGNDIAFRQLRLLTRELPGFAMFSGHEVICDAAMLSGADGLVPGLANVDPAGYRRLYDAAVSGNWETAVKEQDRLAELFRIVEVPDASRVSPGAGGLGAFKTALVQLGVIGANTMSQPMESLNAAEAARIGEILSTAGLL
- a CDS encoding ROK family protein, giving the protein MAALPPPVPPTAVGIDLGGTKIAAALVGADGTITSRASLPTPAAAGPEAVLDAIAELAAPLLAAAAAAGAPALGVGIGAAGVIDPATATVLSATDHLPGWAGTDLRAGLGARLEIHPSAVHAVNDVHAHALGEGWLGAAAGASSVLLAAFGTGIGGSLLLDGVPLFGARQVGGHLGHVPSVEATGLRCPCGGTGHLEAIASGPSLHALYLRSGGDPAVPDARAVFDRAAAGDLLALSAIDTAATAAGRALGGLANALDPTAVIVSGGLADAGDSWWAPLRAAFAAELIGPLSSLVPQPAALGADAALAGAASLLLAPAASTHLPAFKEPTPCC
- a CDS encoding N-acetylmannosamine-6-phosphate 2-epimerase, which produces MLTASDLAALKGALIVSAQAYPGEPMRDPRTMAQVAASAVIGGAKAVRVQGLADISATRSAVQVPVIGLFKDGHEGVFITPTLHHALAVAAAGAHVVALDGTRRPRPDGLTLAETIAGIRAGSGATVMADCGSLEDAIAAAAAGADLIGTTLAGYTGERPKIQGPDLELLEDIVAADLGVPVIAEGRIHTPAQARAALDAGAHAVVVGTAITHPATLTGWFLDALES
- a CDS encoding sialidase family protein, with translation MNHTPLGTHPLIAHPASAGPPITGQTVLATRGAGGYRQYRIPALVVTTAGTLLAVYDGRPTLDDLPSPADLVLRRSTDGGESWEPQRILRTGTGLNGFGDASLLVDPDTGTIFCFHAATTQWGFFESLEGTTQTQHVDLSVSTDDGHSWTHRRITGQLKRPGIRGIFAASGAGTRIGHGPFAGRLLQPCVVLLTDRGRIAAAVAHSDDHGHSWSLGDALEPAADGTHTNESSLAALPDGTVLLHSRATPHRLSARSVDGGATFTRPVPVPELPDPSDNGSLLALAGGGLVATHNAHRHLRRNTVLRHSPDAGTTWAGTVVLCPGASAYSTAAQLPDGSIGVLYERGAYEDIVFARIPLAALTAPAALNPIAASPMDADPMHGSRPLPGHPELLVEVVPRSITPAAPQHFRFTEPHLVLGQADAGYGAAGKEVGQAAAQLVASRADLLANYGPPVPGIHPGDTLTSSAAVTNHGSIPVTVYPHGDVDGEPQAIAPGSTAVWLHLNHLATAAGALPRIDWAVESGPEVPRESSSPGGCA